A genomic segment from Nodularia sphaerocarpa UHCC 0038 encodes:
- a CDS encoding 2OG-Fe dioxygenase family protein, producing MQKVWESTELEYAFLFTLTKVNSINPEGFKAFFNNLPVDPYLKGNYRSRRLSRFIAAGDKLIKLPHGYLYQAKDYNPLLGDIKREFAELEDGLVELDSFKNLVLAFSDACKLHPEAEIGVHQIRTICSPHNLGNPAPEGIHQDGTDFIGIFSVNRENIQGGETHLYTEKKEKPVFSKTLNPGELLLVNDHKFFHFTTPIKPKIEGQGTRDVFVLTSPSLLIDN from the coding sequence ATGCAAAAAGTATGGGAATCAACGGAATTAGAATATGCCTTTTTGTTTACTCTCACCAAGGTAAACTCCATAAATCCAGAAGGTTTCAAGGCATTTTTTAATAATCTACCTGTGGATCCTTATCTCAAAGGTAATTATCGTTCGAGAAGATTATCTCGGTTCATCGCTGCGGGGGATAAATTAATTAAATTACCTCATGGCTACCTTTATCAAGCTAAAGATTATAATCCATTATTAGGAGATATTAAAAGAGAGTTTGCAGAATTAGAAGATGGACTTGTAGAACTGGATAGTTTCAAAAATCTGGTTTTAGCATTTAGTGATGCTTGTAAACTGCACCCAGAAGCAGAAATAGGAGTGCATCAAATTAGAACCATTTGTTCGCCCCATAACTTAGGAAATCCAGCCCCAGAAGGAATCCATCAAGATGGGACAGACTTCATTGGAATCTTTTCTGTGAATAGAGAAAATATTCAAGGAGGAGAAACCCACTTATATACAGAAAAAAAAGAGAAACCAGTATTTAGCAAAACCTTAAATCCCGGAGAACTATTATTAGTAAACGATCATAAATTCTTCCACTTTACCACACCCATAAAACCAAAGATTGAGGGACAAGGAACCAGAGATGTTTTTGTCTTAACTTCTCCCAGCCTATTAATAGATAACTAA
- a CDS encoding DUF711 family protein, whose amino-acid sequence MKIRTITTGISLLSPKDTDKIKQAHEFNQQAKEIFAQQGYEVQTTRITTNSWEEYLLNLSKIDILKEIQTLEKTCQRLDISFFNIGYANQTETIALIPDIIKSTSIIYCSSQIGNRETGINLNNTWESAKSIKRIAQESENGYGNFRYCAWVNCQPGIPFFPTAYHIGDTSFGIGLELGELVMQAFSQADNLQSAEIALQSILEIELIKIAKVAEEISLKFAVKYNGIDTSLAPSLDQENSIAFAYEKIMSGKFGHPGTLAISGMLTRVLKSVSVKICGYSGLMLPVCEDVGLASRANEQTYDITHLLLYSAVCGCGLDTVPIPGDITVDKISAILTDLATLAIKLNKPLSARLFPIPNKQAGEMTAFNSPYLVDCHVFSVD is encoded by the coding sequence ATGAAAATTAGAACTATCACTACAGGAATATCACTTCTATCCCCCAAAGACACAGATAAAATCAAACAAGCCCATGAATTTAACCAACAAGCAAAAGAAATCTTTGCACAACAAGGATATGAAGTTCAAACAACTAGAATTACAACCAACTCATGGGAAGAATATTTATTAAACTTATCAAAAATTGATATTCTCAAGGAAATTCAAACACTAGAAAAAACCTGTCAAAGGCTAGATATCAGCTTTTTCAATATTGGCTATGCCAACCAAACGGAAACCATAGCTTTAATTCCCGATATTATTAAATCTACATCAATTATTTACTGTTCTAGCCAAATTGGCAACCGTGAAACAGGCATTAACTTGAACAATACCTGGGAATCAGCCAAAAGTATTAAACGTATTGCCCAAGAAAGCGAAAATGGCTATGGTAACTTTCGATATTGTGCATGGGTAAACTGCCAGCCAGGAATCCCATTCTTTCCTACAGCATATCATATAGGTGATACATCTTTTGGTATTGGTTTAGAATTGGGTGAATTAGTTATGCAGGCATTTTCCCAAGCTGATAATCTGCAATCAGCAGAAATAGCACTACAATCAATTTTAGAAATAGAATTAATCAAAATTGCCAAGGTTGCTGAGGAAATATCTCTAAAGTTTGCTGTAAAATATAACGGTATTGATACATCTCTTGCACCATCTTTAGATCAAGAAAATAGTATTGCTTTTGCTTATGAAAAAATTATGTCTGGTAAATTTGGACATCCCGGAACTTTAGCTATTTCGGGAATGTTGACTCGTGTTTTAAAAAGCGTTTCTGTGAAAATTTGCGGTTATTCTGGTTTGATGCTTCCAGTATGCGAAGATGTTGGTCTAGCTAGCAGGGCTAATGAGCAAACTTATGATATTACTCATTTATTATTATATTCGGCTGTTTGTGGTTGTGGACTGGATACTGTTCCAATTCCAGGTGATATTACCGTTGACAAAATTTCTGCTATATTAACAGATTTGGCAACTTTAGCTATTAAGTTGAATAAACCACTATCAGCTAGATTATTTCCGATTCCAAATAAACAAGCTGGGGAAATGACTGCTTTCAATTCCCCTTATCTTGTTGATTGTCACGTTTTCTCTGTTGATTGA
- a CDS encoding gluconokinase, protein MIIIIMGVSGSGKTTIGKLLADALNWQFKDADEFHSIDNIEKMRLGIPLNDTDRKPWLKDLQTAIALWLKENANIVLACSALKADYRQYLVLDSQRIQLIYLKGSLDLLQQRLIGRENHFMSEKLLNSQLDALEEPDNAIFVDVSEPPQLIVQNLKTVLGI, encoded by the coding sequence ATGATCATAATCATCATGGGTGTCTCCGGTTCCGGCAAAACCACCATAGGTAAACTACTCGCCGATGCCTTAAACTGGCAATTCAAAGACGCTGACGAATTTCACTCCATAGATAACATCGAGAAAATGCGCCTCGGTATCCCCCTCAACGATACCGATAGAAAACCTTGGCTGAAAGATTTGCAAACAGCGATCGCACTATGGTTAAAAGAAAATGCCAATATAGTCTTAGCCTGTTCCGCCCTCAAAGCTGATTATCGCCAATATTTAGTATTAGATAGCCAACGCATCCAGCTAATTTACCTCAAAGGCAGCTTAGATTTACTCCAACAAAGGCTCATCGGACGGGAAAATCATTTTATGTCAGAAAAACTCCTCAACAGCCAGTTAGATGCCCTTGAGGAGCCAGATAACGCTATTTTTGTAGATGTTTCTGAACCACCCCAACTCATTGTGCAGAACCTGAAAACAGTTCTCGGTATTTAA
- the sfsA gene encoding DNA/RNA nuclease SfsA has product MIDWLYNYPPLYSGILLKRYKRFFADVQLDSGEIVTAHCPNTGPMTGVSTLGSPVQLSKSDNPQRKLAYTLELIQVHDNQPTWVGVNTMLPNRIIKLALAKYLFPELGNYSQIKSEVVYGQDKKSRVDFFLTASDEERPIYLEVKNTTWAQSTLALFPDTETTRGQKHLRELTALLPETRAVMLYFINRGDCTEFAPGDITDPVYGKLLRSAIAQGLEILPCRFDISPFGIRYIGLAKLKI; this is encoded by the coding sequence ATGATTGACTGGCTTTACAACTATCCACCTCTATATTCGGGAATATTACTCAAACGCTACAAGCGCTTTTTTGCTGATGTTCAACTTGATTCTGGCGAAATCGTCACAGCACATTGTCCTAACACAGGACCGATGACGGGAGTATCTACTCTTGGTAGTCCAGTACAGCTTTCCAAAAGTGATAATCCCCAGCGTAAATTGGCTTACACTTTAGAATTGATTCAGGTACATGATAACCAACCCACTTGGGTAGGAGTCAATACCATGTTACCCAATCGCATCATAAAACTAGCATTAGCAAAATATCTCTTCCCGGAATTGGGAAACTATAGCCAAATTAAAAGTGAAGTCGTTTATGGACAAGATAAAAAAAGTCGGGTAGATTTTTTCTTAACAGCTAGCGACGAAGAACGCCCAATTTATTTAGAAGTCAAAAATACCACTTGGGCGCAAAGCACTTTAGCCCTATTTCCCGACACCGAAACCACCAGAGGACAAAAGCATTTACGCGAATTAACAGCACTCCTACCCGAAACTCGCGCTGTGATGTTGTACTTCATCAACCGTGGTGACTGTACCGAATTTGCCCCTGGTGATATTACAGACCCAGTATATGGTAAACTATTACGAAGTGCGATCGCACAAGGCTTAGAAATCTTACCCTGCCGATTTGACATCTCACCATTCGGCATACGCTACATAGGTTTAGCAAAACTCAAAATCTAA